The following proteins are encoded in a genomic region of Microcoleus sp. AS-A8:
- a CDS encoding ATP-binding protein — translation MSAKILVVDDESDLEPLICQKFRRKIRQKEIEFFFAHDGLEALLQLEAQPDIDIVLTDINMPKMDGLTLLTNLSEQYPTIHSIIISAYGDMENIRAAMNRGAFDFLMKPLNLQDLEITTNKTLRHVQHMREMQQKERLAQQAQAELLEHLQQEVAERQRVQEALRDSEKRLTQFLEAVPVGVFVVDVSGKTYYANQTAQQLLAKEIAADATAEKLPEIYQAYMEGTDQLYPSEQQPLMRALNGERTTTDDMELHQGDKIIPLEVWATPIFNEQSQVVYAIAAFQDITERKKSAKLLAEYNRTLEIQVQQRTQELSQALEHLRTTQEELIQSEKMAALGQLIAGVAHEINTPLGAIRSSIANIADFFNNNLEQLPIFLQNLSKERQPDFFNLVSKSSQKTDVLSSQEKRKIKKQLKYQLQIYAINNADSLASILVNIGVVGDEIHPLLPLLQDPNSPTILKTVYDLVSVQKSTRTISTATERAAKVVFALKNYARYDYSGEKVQANITEGIETVLTLYHNQIKQGVELRRNYEPLPLLLCYPDELNQVWTNLVHNALQAMDYKGTLRIDAIKQNTNLIVSITDSGQGISAEIMPKIFEPFFTTKPLGEGSGLGLDIVKKIIEKHQGSISVNSVPGKTTFTVSLPL, via the coding sequence CCCTAATCTGCCAAAAATTTAGACGGAAAATCCGGCAAAAAGAAATTGAATTTTTTTTTGCTCACGATGGGTTAGAAGCACTCTTACAGCTAGAAGCCCAACCGGATATCGATATCGTATTGACGGATATCAATATGCCCAAAATGGATGGGCTAACGTTGCTCACGAATCTTTCTGAACAATATCCCACGATCCACTCTATTATTATTTCCGCTTATGGGGATATGGAAAATATCAGAGCGGCCATGAATCGGGGTGCATTTGACTTTTTAATGAAGCCGCTCAATTTGCAAGATTTAGAAATTACGACGAACAAAACTCTGCGACATGTGCAGCACATGAGAGAGATGCAACAAAAAGAGCGTTTAGCTCAGCAAGCTCAAGCTGAATTATTGGAACATTTACAGCAAGAAGTTGCCGAACGTCAACGGGTTCAAGAGGCATTACGGGATAGTGAAAAAAGGCTCACGCAATTTTTAGAAGCGGTGCCAGTTGGCGTGTTTGTAGTTGATGTGAGTGGCAAAACTTATTACGCCAATCAGACGGCTCAGCAGTTACTCGCCAAAGAAATTGCAGCCGATGCTACGGCAGAGAAATTGCCGGAAATTTATCAAGCTTATATGGAGGGAACCGATCAATTATACCCTAGTGAGCAACAGCCACTGATGCGAGCATTGAACGGCGAAAGAACAACCACCGATGATATGGAACTCCACCAAGGCGATAAGATTATCCCCTTGGAGGTTTGGGCTACGCCAATTTTTAATGAACAGAGTCAAGTTGTGTATGCTATAGCGGCTTTTCAAGACATTACAGAACGCAAAAAATCTGCCAAATTATTAGCTGAATATAATCGCACCTTAGAAATTCAAGTCCAGCAACGTACCCAAGAACTCTCACAAGCTCTTGAGCACCTGAGAACGACTCAGGAAGAATTGATTCAATCCGAAAAAATGGCAGCTCTTGGGCAATTGATCGCTGGCGTTGCTCATGAAATCAATACCCCACTGGGAGCCATTCGTTCCTCCATCGCCAATATTGCTGATTTTTTTAATAATAACCTAGAACAATTACCGATTTTTTTACAAAATCTATCTAAAGAACGTCAGCCAGATTTTTTTAATCTGGTGTCTAAATCAAGTCAAAAAACGGATGTTTTATCAAGTCAAGAAAAACGAAAAATAAAAAAACAATTAAAGTATCAGCTCCAAATTTATGCCATAAATAATGCCGATAGTCTCGCCAGTATTTTGGTCAATATTGGTGTTGTGGGAGATGAGATTCACCCTCTTTTGCCCTTGTTACAAGACCCTAATAGCCCAACAATTCTCAAGACTGTCTATGATTTGGTGAGTGTCCAGAAAAGTACCCGAACCATCAGCACCGCAACCGAACGTGCAGCCAAAGTTGTGTTTGCGCTGAAAAACTATGCTCGTTATGACTACTCGGGTGAAAAAGTACAAGCTAATATTACAGAGGGCATTGAAACCGTATTAACTCTCTATCATAACCAAATTAAACAAGGTGTGGAATTGAGGAGAAACTATGAACCATTGCCTCTGTTATTGTGCTATCCTGATGAACTCAATCAAGTTTGGACTAATCTAGTTCATAATGCTCTGCAAGCAATGGACTACAAGGGAACTTTAAGAATTGATGCTATCAAGCAAAATACCAATCTGATCGTTAGTATCACGGATAGTGGTCAGGGTATTTCTGCGGAGATTATGCCAAAAATATTTGAGCCATTTTTTACGACTAAACCCCTAGGGGAAGGCAGCGGATTAGGATTAGACATTGTCAAGAAGATTATTGAAAAACATCAGGGTTCGATTTCAGTAAACTCGGTACCGGGTAAAACGACTTTTACCGTATCATTACCTCTATAA
- a CDS encoding response regulator, with amino-acid sequence MPKPAILCVDDEVVILESLEIELRRAFADTYLYEFAESANEALEIIDELVEDKVNILAIVSDWLMPGMKGDELLVKIHLKYPQIITIMLTGQADEEALKRAKQQANLHTYLHKPWQTDELIKAINSGLKKI; translated from the coding sequence ATGCCTAAGCCAGCAATTTTATGTGTTGACGATGAGGTAGTCATATTGGAGAGTCTTGAGATAGAACTCCGCAGAGCTTTTGCAGATACTTATCTCTATGAATTTGCTGAAAGTGCGAATGAAGCCTTAGAAATTATTGATGAATTGGTTGAAGACAAGGTAAATATATTAGCGATTGTTTCGGATTGGTTGATGCCTGGAATGAAGGGAGATGAATTGCTGGTAAAAATTCATCTAAAATATCCCCAAATCATTACAATTATGCTAACGGGTCAAGCGGATGAAGAAGCCCTAAAGAGAGCCAAACAACAAGCTAATTTACATACATATTTGCATAAGCCTTGGCAGACTGATGAATTAATTAAAGCCATTAATTCAGGTCTAAAAAAGATATAA
- a CDS encoding response regulator, with protein sequence MKKPIIICVDDEQTILDSLEIELEKSLGDEYLIETAAGSEEALELLEELLDEQYEVPVVISDYLMPYIKGDELLKRIHALSPKTLKIMLTGQADLEAVGNAIKYAKLYRYIAKPWQFEDLKLTVREAVNSYLQEKKLDQQTMQLQQMNQELEQLNTSLEQKVVERTAELAKTETELRQSEAAMQEAKEAAERANRAKSQFLANMSHELRTPLNAILGFTQLLIRDSSLTIEQRQSIEIINRSGEHLLELINDVLQMSKIEVGKVTLDQQSFDLYHLLDSLEAMFQLPAQKKGLQLIFDYAPSLPRYVQTDENKLRQVLINLLGNAIKFTASGSVTLRVGRKFKVEGSHELPVEKLKVESYSPSLNLQPVTLYFAVEDTGPGIAPEDLDLIFEAFTQTATGRKSSEGTGLGLPISRKFVQLMGGDITVSSMFGKGTIFQFEVEVSLSFATEIPFLQPTRRVIGLEPGQPNYRILVVDDAPESRLLLVKLIAALGFCVQEAVNGQEALEQWNTFKPHLIWMDMRMPILDGYEATQQIKAREKEREKQGKFSNPSAPIRKTVIIALTASAFEEERHLVVSVGCDDFVRKPFREEVIFEKMAQYLGVRYVYEELPALGRTEQIAVPGGLEDSKLDSSFVLQPTSFQVMPLEWTDKLYEAVNSVDDEAIFRLIEQIPPADAPLAQSIVGLIKGFRYDRLIDLMEAAGIRTLEDNH encoded by the coding sequence ATGAAGAAACCGATTATTATATGTGTTGATGATGAACAGACAATCCTGGATAGCCTGGAAATCGAGCTGGAAAAAAGCTTGGGCGATGAATATCTGATAGAAACCGCCGCCGGAAGTGAAGAAGCTTTAGAGTTATTGGAAGAATTACTAGATGAACAGTATGAAGTTCCTGTAGTCATTTCCGATTATCTCATGCCCTATATTAAAGGAGATGAATTATTAAAACGTATCCATGCCCTGTCGCCCAAAACCCTGAAAATTATGCTGACAGGGCAAGCCGATTTGGAGGCTGTGGGAAATGCGATTAAATATGCCAAGTTATATCGTTATATTGCCAAACCCTGGCAGTTTGAAGACCTTAAATTAACAGTTCGAGAAGCCGTCAATAGTTACCTTCAGGAAAAAAAACTAGACCAGCAAACTATGCAACTCCAGCAAATGAATCAGGAGTTGGAACAATTAAACACTTCTTTGGAACAAAAAGTCGTTGAACGCACGGCTGAATTAGCTAAAACCGAGACCGAATTGCGCCAATCAGAAGCCGCGATGCAGGAGGCGAAAGAAGCTGCTGAACGAGCCAATCGCGCCAAAAGCCAATTCCTCGCTAATATGAGTCATGAACTCCGCACACCCCTCAATGCCATCCTCGGTTTTACCCAATTGCTCATCCGTGACTCCTCCCTGACTATTGAGCAACGGCAATCGATCGAAATCATCAATCGCAGTGGCGAACATTTACTTGAACTCATTAATGACGTTCTGCAAATGTCCAAAATCGAGGTAGGTAAGGTAACACTCGATCAACAAAGCTTTGATCTATACCACCTGTTGGACAGTTTAGAAGCCATGTTTCAGTTGCCCGCTCAAAAGAAGGGCTTACAGTTAATTTTTGATTATGCCCCAAGTCTTCCCCGATATGTGCAAACAGACGAAAATAAGTTACGTCAAGTCTTAATCAACCTCCTCGGCAATGCTATCAAATTTACAGCATCCGGAAGTGTTACCTTACGAGTCGGCAGGAAATTTAAGGTTGAAGGTTCTCATGAGTTGCCAGTTGAAAAGTTGAAGGTTGAAAGTTATTCACCCTCTTTGAACCTTCAACCTGTAACCCTTTATTTTGCAGTAGAAGACACTGGTCCTGGCATTGCACCCGAAGACCTAGATCTTATATTTGAAGCCTTTACACAAACTGCAACCGGTCGGAAATCCTCGGAAGGAACTGGCTTAGGTTTACCCATCAGCCGAAAATTTGTGCAACTGATGGGGGGGGACATTACCGTGAGTAGCATGTTCGGGAAGGGAACTATTTTTCAGTTTGAGGTTGAGGTGAGTCTCAGTTTTGCCACTGAAATTCCTTTCCTTCAACCCACTCGTCGAGTCATCGGCTTAGAACCTGGGCAACCCAACTATCGCATCTTGGTGGTTGACGACGCCCCAGAAAGTCGCCTGCTCCTGGTTAAACTCATAGCAGCTTTGGGCTTCTGCGTGCAGGAAGCCGTCAATGGGCAAGAAGCCTTGGAGCAGTGGAACACGTTTAAACCTCACTTGATTTGGATGGATATGCGAATGCCCATCCTGGATGGGTATGAAGCCACCCAACAGATTAAAGCCAGGGAGAAGGAGAGAGAGAAACAGGGAAAATTCAGCAATCCCTCAGCGCCAATCCGCAAAACGGTGATCATTGCCCTTACCGCCAGTGCCTTCGAGGAGGAACGTCACCTGGTTGTATCCGTAGGCTGTGACGACTTTGTGCGTAAACCCTTTCGAGAAGAAGTGATTTTTGAAAAGATGGCTCAATACCTGGGTGTGCGTTATGTCTATGAAGAGTTACCTGCTTTGGGACGCACCGAGCAAATTGCCGTCCCTGGAGGACTGGAAGACAGCAAATTGGATTCATCCTTTGTTCTACAGCCTACTTCTTTCCAAGTCATGCCACTGGAGTGGACGGATAAGCTGTATGAGGCGGTGAATTCGGTGGATGATGAGGCAATTTTTCGGCTGATTGAGCAAATCCCTCCTGCTGATGCCCCTTTAGCCCAATCGATAGTCGGCTTGATCAAAGGCTTTCGTTATGATCGTCTGATCGATTTGATGGAAGCGGCAGGAATTCGGACACTGGAAGATAATCACTGA